The sequence below is a genomic window from Microbacterium sp. cx-55.
GCGAGACGCGAGGCGGTCTGAACGCCGACCACGACGCCCACCGAGTTGATGGCGAAGAGCAGCCCGTACTGCTGCGCATCGAAACCGAAGCTCTGCTGGAACAGGAACGAGGATGCGGACAGGTAGGAGAACAGACCGCTGAAGGTCATGCCGCCGATCACGAGCACGCCGAGGAAGACGCGGTCGCTGAACACGCTGCGGTAGCGCTGCCAGACGGTCAGACCACGCTCGCGGCGACGCGCGGGGGGCAGCGTCTCGGGCACGAAGATGACCGCCGCGATCAGCATCACGACACCGTAGATCGCGAGCACGACGAACAGTCCGCGCCAGGGCATGACGCCGAGCAGCCACGATCCGACCAGGGGGGCGAGCACGGGCGCGACGCCCGACACGAGGGCGAGTCGCGACAGCATCACGACGAGGCGACGACCGCCGAAGAGGTCGCGGACGATCGCCGCAGCCACCACGCCACCGGCCGCCGCGCCGGCGCCCATGAGTACGCGGGTCGCGCCGAGGAGCAGCAGGTCGGGGGCGAACGCGGCAGCGGCGCTGGCGACGACGTGGAGTGCGGTGACCGCGAGCAGCGGCACGCGGCGGCCCACCTTGTCGCTCAGCGGGCCGACCACGAGCTGTCCGAGCGCGAACCCGATCATCGTGCCGGTCAACGTCAGCTGGATCGCTGCGGCGGTCGTGTTGAAGTCGGCCTCGAGCACCGGGAAGGCGGGAAGGTACAGGTCGATCGTGAACGGGCCGAGCGCCGTGAGCGCGCCGAGCAGGATGATGTAGACCACCCGTCGCCAGGTGGGCATCGCATCCCCCGGATGCAGCACGATGGGCGCGGTGCGCGGATTGGACCCGAGCGTACGGATCGCGCCGGTCGAGGACCGCGGGGTCCGCACCGAGCCGGTCGCCGTACGCTCGGCGGCGGAGTCGGGCACGACAGGGATGGACGAGGTGTCGGTCACAGGGGGAACCACTTCACTGAAGGACGAACGGGGTGGGGACGCTCTCGCCGGCCAGGGCGGGGTCACGCTGCGCGGGAACCTCGAAACGATTCGACGCGTGTTCTCCCATGCTAGCGGACGACCCGGCCGCAGCAACCCCGCCGCGGTGATCCGCCCCGAGGACGCCGGATGGACGCCGCCGCCGTCCGGGCGCTCTCCCAGCCCCGGGCGTATGCGTTCACATAGGCTCGACAGGCGCCATCCGCTCCACGGCGCACGCCCGCACGGCCCCGCGGCTCGACCGCGCTGATCTGAGGACCTCCCGACATGAGCACGACGCCCGACAAGCGCCGGAGCGGAAACCCCGCCGAACAAGCCAAGATCGCCCTGACTGCAAAGCAGGAGCGTGAACAACGTCGGCAGGAGAAGCTCGCCGAGTACCAGCGCCAGGTCGCGCGCCGCAAGCGCGGAAAGCTTGTCTGGTGGATCGTCGGCTCCACGGCCGCGCTGCTGGTCGTCGCGGTCGTCGTCGCCTCGATCGTGTTCACCCCGCGGCCCGTCACGTACGGAGCACAGGACTCCACCGGTGCCGTCATCGACGGCGTCGAGACGTTCGAGAACGTCACCACGCACGTCGAGGGCACGGTCGATTACGACCAATCGCCTCCCGCCGGCGGCCCGCACGCGCCCATCTGGCTGAACTGCGGTGTCTACAACCAGCCCGTTCCCAACGAGAACGCCGTGCACTCGATGGAGCACGGCGCCGTCTGGGTGACGTACGACGCATCGCGCGTGGGCGCAGACGAGGTCGCCGCGCTCCGCGCCCAGCTCCCCTCGAGCTACGCGCTGCTCACGCCCTACGAGGGCCTGGACTCCCCCATCGTCCTCAGCGCGTGGAACGCGCAGCTGAAGGTCGACTCCGCCGAAGACAGCCGCATCCCCGAGTTCTTCGAAGAGTACTGGCGCAGCCAGAACGCTCCCGAGCCGAACGCCGTCTGCAGCGGCGGCGTCGACGCAGAAGGACGGCAGTGACCCGATGACGACCGACGCCGTCCGCCCTCGACGCTGGCCGATCATCGTGCTGGCCGTCGTGGGCGTGGCGGCGCTCGCGTTCGCCATCGGACGGTTCTCGCTCTTCTCGAACGGTCCTGCCGTGCCGAACGCGGCCGACATCGGTTTCGCCCGCGACATGCAGGTGCACCACGATCAAGCCGTGCAGATGGCCATGTCGATCTACCGCGTGACCGAGGACGACGACATCCGCGCTCTGTCCTACGACATCGCGACCGGGCAGGCCGCTCAGCGCGGCGAGATGTTCGATTGGCTCGTGCAGTGGAACGTGCCGCAGTCCGGCGATCTGATGTCGTGGATGGCGGACTCCGACGAGCACGCCCACTCGGCCGGGTCCGCGGCGACCGAGGACGAGCTCCGTGCGCAGATGGGCATGGCGACGGATGCCGAACTCGCCGCGCTCGATTCCGCCACCGGCACCCCCGCCGACTGCATGTTCCTCGGCCTGATGATCCGCCACCACCAGGGCGCACTCGAGATGACGGATGCGGTCGCCGATCTCGGCAGCATCCCGCGGGTGCTACAGGTCGCCGAGACCATGGCCACGAACCAGGGCGCGGAGATCGGCGCGATGCAGTCCATCCAGAACCGATTGGGCTGCGCGGGCTGAGGCTAGGGTGGTCGCGTGGCCACCCAGATCGCTCGGCGTCCCCTGCTGGTGACGATCGTCGTCGTCCTGGTCACTCTCAGCGGACTCGCGAACACGGCGCTCGGCATCCTGATCCTGTTGAGCCGGTACGACGTGCCGGCCGATGACGTGTTGTCCGTCTCCCTCATCGGGATCGGCATCATCCTGTTCGGGCTCCTGACCCTCGCGGTCGCCTCGGGGATGGCGAGGGGCAGCCGATTGTCCCGCCTGCTGCTAACGCTGTACCTCGCAGCGGAGCTCGTTCTGCACGCCGTGGCGATCGCGACGAGCGACGCGTGGGACGCCGTATCGACCGCTCAGATCGTTGTCCAGGTGGCGTTGCTGGTCATCGTCTGGATTCCCCCGGCGTCCCGCTGGTTCGTCTCTCGAACGGTAGCGGCAGACCCCTACGCATGAGCCGTCGCCGTGCGCAGCG
It includes:
- a CDS encoding DUF3105 domain-containing protein codes for the protein MSTTPDKRRSGNPAEQAKIALTAKQEREQRRQEKLAEYQRQVARRKRGKLVWWIVGSTAALLVVAVVVASIVFTPRPVTYGAQDSTGAVIDGVETFENVTTHVEGTVDYDQSPPAGGPHAPIWLNCGVYNQPVPNENAVHSMEHGAVWVTYDASRVGADEVAALRAQLPSSYALLTPYEGLDSPIVLSAWNAQLKVDSAEDSRIPEFFEEYWRSQNAPEPNAVCSGGVDAEGRQ
- a CDS encoding multidrug effflux MFS transporter; its protein translation is MTDTSSIPVVPDSAAERTATGSVRTPRSSTGAIRTLGSNPRTAPIVLHPGDAMPTWRRVVYIILLGALTALGPFTIDLYLPAFPVLEADFNTTAAAIQLTLTGTMIGFALGQLVVGPLSDKVGRRVPLLAVTALHVVASAAAAFAPDLLLLGATRVLMGAGAAAGGVVAAAIVRDLFGGRRLVVMLSRLALVSGVAPVLAPLVGSWLLGVMPWRGLFVVLAIYGVVMLIAAVIFVPETLPPARRRERGLTVWQRYRSVFSDRVFLGVLVIGGMTFSGLFSYLSASSFLFQQSFGFDAQQYGLLFAINSVGVVVGVQTASRLAARFGPQWVMAFSTAALVISAVAIIVADQAGLGLWGIVVPLFVFMTACGFTFPCAQVLALDRHGNAAGTAQSILGATNFGVAGIVSPLVGLISHDSGITATTMATVMAGCGAIAVLALWFIVRPRSVAQLTP
- a CDS encoding DUF305 domain-containing protein, yielding MTTDAVRPRRWPIIVLAVVGVAALAFAIGRFSLFSNGPAVPNAADIGFARDMQVHHDQAVQMAMSIYRVTEDDDIRALSYDIATGQAAQRGEMFDWLVQWNVPQSGDLMSWMADSDEHAHSAGSAATEDELRAQMGMATDAELAALDSATGTPADCMFLGLMIRHHQGALEMTDAVADLGSIPRVLQVAETMATNQGAEIGAMQSIQNRLGCAG